Proteins from one Mus pahari chromosome 18, PAHARI_EIJ_v1.1, whole genome shotgun sequence genomic window:
- the Haao gene encoding 3-hydroxyanthranilate 3,4-dioxygenase, which produces MERHVRVKSWVEENRASFQPPVCNKLMHQEQLKIMFVGGPNTRKDYHIEEGEEVFYQLEGDMVLRVLEQGRHRDVPIRQGEIFLLPARVPHSPQRFANTMGLVIERRRLESELDGLRYYVGDTEDVLFEKWFHCKDLGTQLAPIIQEFFHSEQYRTGKPNPDQLLKELPFPLNTRSIMKPMSLKAWLDGHSRELQAGTSLSLFGDSYETQVIAHGQGSSKGPRQDVDVWLWQQEGSSKVTMGGQCMALAPDDSLLVPAGTSYVWERAQGSVALSVTQDPACKKPLG; this is translated from the exons ATGGAGCGCCATGTGAGAGTGAAGTCTTGGGTAGAAGAGAATCGGGCCTCCTTTCAGCCTCCGGTTTGCAACAAGCTTAT GCACCAGGAGCAACTCAAAATCATGTTCGTTGGAGGCCCCAATACCAGGAAGGATTATCACATTGAAGAGGGTGAGGAG GTGTTTTACCAGCTGGAGGGAGACATGGTGCTACGAGTCCTGGAGCAAGGGCGACACCGGGACGTGCCTATACGGCAGGGAGAG ATATTCCTCCTGCCTGCCAGGGTGCCCCACTCCCCGCAAAGGTTTGCCAACACCATGGGGCTGGTGATTGAGAGAAGGCGGCTGGAGAGCGAGCTGGATGGGCTGAG GTATTATGTGGGGGACACTGAGGATGTCCTCTTCGAGAAATGGTTCCACTGTAAGGACCTTGGCACGCAGTTAGCGCCCATCATCCAAGA GTTCTTCCACTCTGAGCAGTACCGAACGGGAAAGCCCAACCCGG ACCAGCTGCTCAAGGAGCTGCCATTCCCGCTGAATACACGATCCATCATGAAGCCCATGTCACTGAAGGCCTGGCTGGATGGCCACTCCAGGGAGCTTCAGGCAGGCACATCCCTAAGCCTGTTTGGGGACAGCTATGAGACCCAG GTCATTGCCCACGGACAAGGTAGCAGCAAAGGCCCGAGGCAGGATGTGGATGTGTGGCTGTGGCAGCAG GAGGGCTCCTCTAAGGTGACAATGGGAGGGCAGTGTATGGCCCTGGCCCCAGATGACAGCCTGCTGGTGCCTGCTGGAACCTC GTATGTGTGGGAGCGAGCACAAGGCTCTGTGGCCTTGTCTGTGACACAAGACCCTGCCTGTAAGAAGCCACTGGGGTGA